The Globicephala melas chromosome X, mGloMel1.2, whole genome shotgun sequence genome window below encodes:
- the RAB39B gene encoding ras-related protein Rab-39B has product MEAIWLYQFRLIVIGDSTVGKSCLIRRFTEGRFAQVSDPTVGVDFFSRLVEIEPGKRIKLQIWDTAGQERFRSITRAYYRNSVGGLLLFDITNRRSFQNVHEWLEETKVHVQPYQIVFVLVGHKCDLDTQRQVTRHEAEKLAAAYGMKYIETSARDAINVEKAFTDLTRDIYELVKRGDITIQEGWEGVKSGFVPNVVHSSEEVVKSERRCLC; this is encoded by the exons ATGGAGGCCATCTGGCTGTACCAGTTCCGGCTCATTGTCATCGGGGATTCCACGGTGGGCAAGTCCTGTCTGATCCGCCGCTTCACCGAGGGCCGCTTTGCCCAGGTTTCGGACCCCACGGTGGGGGTGGATTTTTTCTCCCGTCTGGTGGAGATCGAGCCAGGAAAACGCATCAAGCTCCAGATCTGGGATACCGCGGGTCAAGAGAGGTTCAG GTCCATCACTCGTGCCTACTACAGGAACTCAGTAGGTGGTCTGCTCTTATTTGACATTACCAACCGCAGGTCCTTCCAGAATGTCCATGAGTGGTTAGAAGAGACCAAAGTACACGTTCAGCCCTACCAAATTGTATTTGTTCTCGTGGGTCACAAGTGTGACCTGGATACACAGAGGCAAGTGACTCGCCACGAGGCAGAGAAACTGGCTGCTGCATACGGCATGAAGTACATTGAAACGTCAGCCCGAGATGCCATTAATGTGGAGAAAGCCTTCACAGACCTGACAAGAGACATATACGAGCTGGTTAAAAGGGGGGATATTACCATCCAGGAGGGCTGGGAAGGGGTGAAGAGTGGATTTGTACCAAACGTGGTTCACTCTTCAGAAGAGGTTGTCAAATCAGAGAGAAGATGTTTGTGCTAG